A stretch of Flavobacteriales bacterium DNA encodes these proteins:
- a CDS encoding DUF4325 domain-containing protein → MEIKIASEFSRFPGPRDRGEGDYSAEEFYERLLLPRFNQARERGERLTVFLDGTAGYATSFLEGSFGKLQRDLKAQGLKIMDYIDFVSAEEPYLIDEITEYVADALKG, encoded by the coding sequence ATGGAAATTAAGATCGCATCCGAGTTCTCCCGGTTCCCAGGACCGCGGGATAGAGGTGAGGGGGATTATAGTGCGGAGGAATTTTATGAACGGCTTCTCCTGCCGCGCTTCAATCAAGCGCGCGAGAGAGGTGAGCGGCTAACCGTTTTCTTGGACGGCACTGCGGGGTATGCGACATCCTTTCTCGAGGGGTCCTTTGGGAAGCTCCAGAGGGACTTGAAGGCCCAAGGCTTGAAGATTATGGATTACATCGATTTCGTTTCGGCAGAGGAACCTTATTTAATTGACGAGATCACGGAGTACGTTGCCGATGCTCTCAAGGGCTAA
- the fdhF gene encoding formate dehydrogenase subunit alpha has product MNQPQSKTGTAAPPAAKTQSAPASSNRVATEVDVAYIDGIAYPINKGETMLAFLKRHKGPNPVPTLCDAPNLEPFGSCRVCSVEVQMAMPKRDASRDAGSGPGMTEELELGPAKVMASCHTPVGKGMYITVNSPRMERLRKNIVELVLTDYDTERLKTEDHGRNELYNVVQQIGFDIDSVRYPKGKNHMSTPMDTSHPYMVSDLSACISCYRCVRACDEVQGEFVLTMAGRGFDNHIVKGTNESFKDSDCVSCGACSQACPTSAITDVFKSKETKADEVTRTVCTYCGVGCNLEVKVKDGKVAGITAPYDAEANQGHTCLKGRYAFRFYDHPERLRTPLIRKNGELVPATWDEAYDYIIDGFIRIREQHGPDALAGVSSARCPNEENYLMQKFFRAQVGTNNIDACARVCHSPTALGMQKTFGTGAATNSIDDLKDTHTIMIIGANPTDAHPVTGAKIKQQIMKGKTLIVIDPRRTELARYAKYHLQLKPGTNVALLNMMMHYIVKEGWVNKDFIDKRTEGWEDFKKEVLSVDIAAMERETGVDRNLVREAAKAYASSPAAMSFHGLGVTEHYQGTFTVMQIADLAMMTGNIGRRGVGVNPLRGQNNVQGAADMGCQPHQGAGYFAVDEPANIQMYEQFYGVELPHHAGKKIPQMYDAMLEGTLKAFWVAGEDMAQTDPNTLHVRKALGQLELFVVQELFMTETAKLAHVVLPASSFLEKSGTFTNGERRIQRVNAAVEPIAGTKPDGQITCDIMERYAEKTGRRSGNASKDYHPRWVLEEISRIVPFFAGVKWDELGENGKQWPVKPDGTDTQILHTDTFKRGLGKFIFNQWEKSPEVRTNEKDYPYIITTNRELEHYNCGAMTRRTGNGEILTEDVLLINPADAERNGIAEGDMVCVESPRGKVDIKARITDEVKPGILSSTFHFPEIMLNIITSSVSDSLAMCPEYKVVTCRIRKAKKAHLRKAGEVVEKP; this is encoded by the coding sequence ATGAACCAGCCTCAGTCCAAGACCGGCACCGCTGCCCCTCCGGCGGCCAAGACCCAGAGCGCCCCCGCCTCGTCCAATCGAGTGGCCACTGAGGTCGACGTCGCCTATATCGACGGCATCGCCTACCCGATCAACAAGGGCGAAACGATGCTCGCCTTCCTGAAGCGGCACAAGGGTCCCAACCCCGTGCCCACGCTGTGCGACGCGCCCAACCTTGAGCCCTTCGGATCGTGTCGCGTGTGCAGTGTTGAAGTGCAGATGGCGATGCCAAAGCGTGATGCTTCTCGCGATGCCGGGTCGGGGCCCGGCATGACAGAGGAGTTGGAGTTGGGTCCTGCCAAAGTGATGGCCAGCTGCCACACCCCCGTGGGCAAGGGCATGTACATCACCGTGAACAGCCCGCGCATGGAGCGGCTGCGCAAGAACATCGTGGAGCTGGTGCTCACCGACTACGACACCGAGCGCCTGAAGACCGAGGACCACGGCCGCAACGAGCTGTACAATGTGGTGCAGCAGATCGGCTTCGACATCGATAGCGTGCGCTACCCCAAGGGGAAGAACCACATGAGCACGCCGATGGACACGAGCCACCCGTACATGGTGAGCGACCTCAGCGCGTGCATCAGCTGCTACCGCTGCGTGCGTGCGTGCGACGAGGTCCAGGGCGAGTTCGTGCTCACCATGGCCGGCCGCGGTTTCGACAACCACATCGTCAAGGGCACCAACGAATCGTTCAAGGACAGCGATTGCGTGAGCTGCGGCGCCTGCTCGCAGGCCTGTCCCACCAGCGCCATCACCGATGTGTTCAAGAGCAAAGAGACCAAGGCCGATGAGGTCACCCGCACCGTATGCACGTACTGCGGCGTGGGATGCAACCTCGAAGTGAAGGTGAAGGATGGCAAGGTGGCGGGCATCACCGCGCCCTACGACGCCGAGGCCAACCAGGGCCACACCTGCCTCAAGGGCCGTTACGCCTTCCGCTTCTACGACCACCCCGAGCGGCTGCGCACACCGCTAATAAGGAAGAACGGGGAGCTCGTTCCCGCGACCTGGGACGAGGCCTACGACTACATCATCGATGGCTTCATCCGCATCCGCGAGCAGCACGGTCCGGACGCGCTGGCCGGCGTGAGCAGCGCGCGCTGCCCCAACGAGGAGAACTACCTCATGCAAAAGTTCTTTCGCGCGCAGGTGGGCACCAACAACATCGACGCGTGCGCGCGCGTGTGCCACAGCCCCACGGCCCTGGGCATGCAGAAGACCTTCGGCACCGGCGCGGCCACCAACAGCATCGACGACCTGAAGGACACGCACACGATCATGATCATCGGTGCGAACCCCACCGACGCGCACCCGGTGACGGGAGCCAAGATCAAGCAGCAGATCATGAAGGGGAAGACCCTGATCGTGATCGACCCGCGCCGTACCGAGCTGGCCCGCTACGCCAAGTACCACCTTCAGTTGAAGCCCGGCACCAACGTGGCCCTGCTGAACATGATGATGCACTACATCGTGAAGGAGGGCTGGGTCAACAAGGACTTCATCGACAAACGCACCGAAGGCTGGGAGGATTTCAAGAAGGAAGTGTTGTCGGTGGACATCGCCGCGATGGAACGCGAGACCGGCGTTGATCGCAACCTCGTGCGCGAGGCCGCGAAGGCCTATGCCAGCTCACCTGCCGCGATGAGCTTCCACGGCCTGGGCGTCACCGAGCACTACCAGGGCACCTTCACCGTGATGCAGATCGCCGACCTGGCGATGATGACCGGCAACATCGGCCGCCGCGGCGTGGGCGTGAACCCGCTGCGCGGCCAGAACAACGTGCAGGGCGCCGCCGACATGGGTTGCCAGCCGCACCAGGGCGCCGGCTACTTCGCGGTGGACGAGCCCGCGAACATCCAGATGTACGAGCAGTTCTACGGCGTCGAGCTGCCCCACCACGCGGGCAAGAAGATCCCGCAGATGTACGACGCCATGCTGGAGGGCACCCTAAAGGCCTTCTGGGTGGCGGGCGAGGACATGGCGCAGACTGACCCCAACACGCTGCACGTGCGCAAGGCCCTGGGCCAGCTCGAGCTCTTCGTGGTGCAGGAGCTCTTCATGACCGAGACCGCCAAGCTCGCCCACGTGGTACTGCCCGCCAGCAGCTTCCTGGAGAAGAGCGGCACCTTCACCAACGGCGAGCGCCGCATCCAACGCGTGAACGCAGCGGTCGAACCCATCGCAGGCACCAAGCCCGACGGCCAGATCACCTGCGACATCATGGAGCGCTACGCCGAGAAGACCGGCAGGCGCAGCGGAAACGCCAGCAAGGACTACCACCCACGCTGGGTGCTGGAGGAGATCAGCCGCATCGTGCCCTTCTTCGCCGGGGTGAAGTGGGACGAGCTCGGGGAGAACGGCAAGCAATGGCCTGTGAAGCCCGATGGCACCGACACCCAGATCCTGCACACCGACACCTTCAAGCGCGGCTTGGGGAAGTTCATCTTCAACCAGTGGGAGAAGAGCCCCGAGGTGCGCACCAACGAGAAGGACTACCCCTACATCATCACCACCAACCGCGAGCTGGAGCACTACAACTGCGGCGCCATGACGCGGCGCACCGGCAACGGCGAGATCCTCACCGAGGACGTGCTGCTGATAAACCCCGCCGACGCCGAGAGGAACGGCATCGCCGAGGGCGACATGGTGTGCGTGGAGAGCCCGCGTGGCAAGGTGGACATCAAGGCCCGTATCACCGACGAGGTGAAGCCGGGCATCCTCAGCAGCACCTTCCACTTCCCGGAGATCATGTTGAACATCATCACGAGTAGCGTCAGTGACAGTCTCGCGATGTGCCCGGAGTACAAGGTGGTGACGTGTAGGATCCGGAAGGCGAAGAAGGCGCATTTGCGGAAGGCGGGGGAGGTGGTGGAGAAGCCGTAG
- a CDS encoding T9SS type A sorting domain-containing protein, whose translation MLRTLLASFLLVFSTILFAQGGPLNIAFSVQHATCGSATGSIIASVWGGTAPYTFLWTPPPPQGQGTTGLSDVPPGTYTLTVTDNLGNELSSDATVILTPDLFPPIIDPFPAWSCIGACDAYWNYYIPLSGATMPYTVTFDPPGPSGGASPNGLYFNSLCANETYSVTVSDANGCTGTVSGLDAVGPMNPEIVSLVVTGSCPGGSTGGFVVEFTDADSILVNPGTANGVLNGNVFTATNLAPGSYVIWVSAGSTPSTPPGTSGGWCSQSFQIDVPVSSDPCGALSGVAFADLNGDCLQNGSDIGLPYRVLTVQPGEHFILTDANGLYGTELFYGDYELNAAISGFDALCPALPAAFSLDAADMSEVIDAAMDPIAGPDAFVSLQAGVHRPGFPVAYTLTITNDGPFAISGVEVALAYDPLLLFTSASGSPAAAGGGSVQWAIAELAPFSTVQFVVNLAVPANAGLIGTVVDAAASAVADPADSNASNDSYSITRTIIGAYDPNDKLATTSSRTSDEIYFLDLDAHVDYTIRFQNTGTAEAINVHLTDTISELFDLTSLQILGASHAFTAQLLEGRVLRFDFAGINLPDSTTDLLGSQGFASFRLRPASGLGIGQVLENEADIFFDFNEPIRTNTSVLAVEFSVGMTEAPVDAIILHPNPADGQIALQLPADARYYEVLSADGRSMLNDQVLDRTVRLDLDRWSQGVYLVRATDGQGRNSIARFVKR comes from the coding sequence ATGCTCCGGACCTTACTCGCTTCATTCCTTCTGGTGTTCAGTACGATCCTCTTCGCGCAAGGAGGTCCGCTCAACATCGCATTCAGCGTTCAGCACGCCACCTGCGGAAGCGCTACCGGCAGCATCATTGCGTCGGTATGGGGCGGCACGGCGCCTTACACCTTCTTATGGACCCCGCCGCCGCCGCAAGGCCAGGGCACTACGGGACTCTCCGATGTGCCGCCCGGCACTTACACGCTCACGGTCACCGACAACCTCGGCAATGAGCTTTCGAGTGATGCCACCGTGATCCTCACGCCGGACCTGTTCCCTCCGATCATCGATCCGTTCCCGGCATGGTCCTGCATTGGTGCGTGTGATGCCTACTGGAACTACTACATCCCGCTGAGCGGCGCCACGATGCCCTATACGGTCACCTTCGATCCGCCGGGACCTAGCGGCGGGGCCAGCCCGAACGGCCTTTATTTCAATTCGCTCTGCGCGAACGAGACGTATAGCGTGACGGTGAGCGATGCCAATGGCTGCACGGGCACGGTGAGCGGTTTGGATGCGGTGGGGCCGATGAACCCGGAGATCGTGAGCTTGGTGGTAACGGGCAGTTGCCCTGGCGGGAGCACGGGCGGATTCGTGGTGGAGTTCACCGATGCGGATTCGATCCTGGTGAATCCGGGCACCGCGAATGGCGTGCTCAATGGAAACGTGTTCACCGCAACGAACCTCGCACCCGGGAGTTATGTGATCTGGGTGAGCGCCGGCAGCACGCCATCAACGCCTCCGGGCACGAGCGGTGGCTGGTGCAGCCAATCATTCCAGATCGATGTGCCGGTCTCATCGGATCCCTGTGGTGCGCTGAGCGGAGTCGCTTTCGCCGATCTGAATGGTGATTGCCTGCAGAACGGGTCGGACATCGGCCTGCCTTACCGCGTGCTCACCGTGCAGCCCGGGGAGCATTTCATCCTCACCGATGCGAACGGACTCTACGGGACGGAGCTCTTCTATGGCGACTACGAACTGAATGCCGCCATCTCCGGGTTCGACGCGCTTTGCCCGGCACTCCCGGCCGCCTTCTCCCTCGACGCAGCGGACATGTCAGAGGTGATCGATGCCGCGATGGACCCTATTGCAGGGCCCGACGCCTTCGTTTCGCTGCAGGCTGGCGTGCACCGGCCTGGCTTCCCAGTCGCATATACGCTCACCATCACGAACGATGGTCCCTTCGCCATCAGTGGCGTTGAGGTCGCGCTTGCGTACGACCCCTTGTTGCTCTTCACGTCAGCAAGCGGATCGCCTGCAGCAGCAGGCGGCGGATCGGTGCAGTGGGCCATTGCTGAGCTGGCGCCCTTCAGCACGGTGCAATTCGTCGTCAACCTGGCTGTTCCAGCGAATGCCGGTTTGATCGGTACAGTGGTGGATGCCGCGGCCAGCGCTGTGGCCGATCCTGCCGACAGCAACGCCTCGAACGATAGCTACAGCATTACGCGCACGATCATCGGCGCCTATGACCCCAACGACAAACTGGCCACTACCAGCAGCAGGACGAGCGACGAGATCTACTTCCTGGACCTCGACGCGCATGTGGATTACACCATCCGCTTCCAGAACACCGGCACCGCAGAAGCGATCAATGTGCATCTCACGGACACCATCTCCGAGCTCTTCGACCTCACTTCGCTCCAGATCCTTGGCGCATCGCATGCCTTCACTGCGCAGTTGCTCGAAGGCCGCGTGCTCCGATTCGACTTCGCGGGGATCAACTTGCCCGACAGCACTACGGACCTGCTCGGCAGCCAGGGTTTCGCGAGTTTCCGCTTGCGTCCTGCGAGCGGTCTGGGAATCGGCCAGGTGCTCGAGAATGAGGCGGACATCTTCTTTGATTTCAACGAACCGATCCGCACCAACACGAGCGTGCTTGCGGTTGAGTTCAGCGTGGGCATGACGGAAGCACCGGTCGATGCGATCATCCTGCACCCCAATCCGGCGGATGGGCAGATCGCCTTGCAGTTGCCGGCCGACGCGCGGTACTATGAAGTGCTCAGCGCCGATGGCCGCTCGATGCTCAATGATCAGGTCTTAGACCGAACCGTGCGACTGGACCTGGATCGGTGGTCGCAGGGCGTTTATCTGGTGCGCGCCACCGATGGTCAAGGGCGCAATTCCATAGCAAGGTTCGTGAAACGGTGA